Sequence from the Clostridium butyricum genome:
GTTATACTACTAAATCAAGATTATGACGAAGCTTATGATAAAGCTGTAGAACTACTATCTTATTTACAAGAAAATGATTTTATCGCTTCTATATATACAAATCATCAAGATTTTGATGCTTTAAGGCATGAAGCTGTACGATTGTGCTTATACATTTCTAAAAACGATATTGGAGAGGCCTATTCTTCTTTACATTTTATAAAATACAGTGCTCAGACAATTAAGCATCTTCAGTCAGTAACATTAGGCAATATATTCTAAAATATATTGCCTAATGTTTTATATTTTATTTTGGTGTATAAGTTTAATAATTAAAATTTGAATGTATAAATCCAAACTAATCCATGTATATTTCAATTCAATTATGCACTTAAAGAACATGCATATTTCACCACTTTAAGTGCATAATTATAACGTTTTCTGTGTATATTATTATGTTTTATGCATATTACTCAAAAAATAATGAATATTTTTGCGTAAATCTATTGATTTTTATTCACTATAAATGTATAATTATAAAAAACAGATTTATTTTAGTAAATTTAATATTTATTTACATATTTACAATGTATTATAAGAGGGGGCTTTTAAAATGATAAAATATAATAAAGTAGTTTTAGCTTATTCAGGGGGATTAGATACATCAATCATTATTCCATGGCTTAAAGAAACTTACGGATGTGAAGTTATAGCTGTATGTGGTAATGTTGGGCAAAAAGATGAGCTAGATGGATTAGAAGAAAAAGCAATAAAAACAGGAGCATCAAAATTATATATAGAAGATTTAACACAAGAATTTGTTGATGATTATATCTTCCCTACTATACAAGCAGGCGCTGTATATGAAGGAAAATACTTACTTGGAACTTCTTTTGCAAGACCTTTAATTGGAAAAAGATTAGTTGAAATTGCACAAAAAGAAGGTGCTGATGCAATATGTCATGGATGTACTGGTAAGGGGAATGACCAAGTTAGATTTGAACTTGCTGTAAAAGCATTTGCTCCAGAAATGCCTATTATAGCTCCTTGGAGAATATGGGATATAAAATCTAGAGAAGAAGAAATAGAATATGCAGAATCAAAAAATATTCCTTTAAAAATAAATCGTGAAACTAACTATAGTAAAGATAAAAATATCTGGCACTTAAGTCACGAAGGATTAGACTTAGAATTCCCAGAAAATGAACCAAAATACGCTGAAATCTTAGAACTTTCTAAAACTTTAGAAGCGGCACCAGATGAAGCAACTTATATAACTTTAACATTTGAAAAAGGTATTGCCGTTGCTTTAAATGGTAAGAAAATGAATAGTGTTGAATTATTAGATGAACTTAATAAAGTTGGTGGCGAAAATGCTATCGGTATTACTG
This genomic interval carries:
- a CDS encoding DUF4363 family protein, with the protein product MKNAIISVIIFFGLLIGIFFLNNSVIDLCDSIKYKTDDMEVILLNQDYDEAYDKAVELLSYLQENDFIASIYTNHQDFDALRHEAVRLCLYISKNDIGEAYSSLHFIKYSAQTIKHLQSVTLGNIF
- a CDS encoding argininosuccinate synthase, which encodes MIKYNKVVLAYSGGLDTSIIIPWLKETYGCEVIAVCGNVGQKDELDGLEEKAIKTGASKLYIEDLTQEFVDDYIFPTIQAGAVYEGKYLLGTSFARPLIGKRLVEIAQKEGADAICHGCTGKGNDQVRFELAVKAFAPEMPIIAPWRIWDIKSREEEIEYAESKNIPLKINRETNYSKDKNIWHLSHEGLDLEFPENEPKYAEILELSKTLEAAPDEATYITLTFEKGIAVALNGKKMNSVELLDELNKVGGENAIGITDMVENRLVGMKSRGVYETPGGTILYSAHKDLEEICLDKETSHYKEQIALKFADLVYNGQWFTPLREALTEFVNKTQETVTGEIKLKLYKGNIINAGMTSPYSLYSEEYATFGEDGVYDQKDAAGFINLYGLPSVVRAKMQANLKKEVK